A region of Gracilinanus agilis isolate LMUSP501 chromosome 3, AgileGrace, whole genome shotgun sequence DNA encodes the following proteins:
- the KLK8 gene encoding kallikrein-8 encodes MAPPKPAVPDLSTRRSWDTGLLNVLLTFLPLPSLAGPAMGPSSGSWSSCFCTWKRWAFLPLLLTTCAGSWVQDSRVLEGQPCEPHSQPWQIGLFQGVRLICGGVLVAPQWVLTAAHCQKPNYSVRLGEHSLEKPEDSEEEIEVAQSIPHPCYNSSIGNKHDLMLLRLRQPAEVNSKVQPIGLASGCAQPNQECIVSGWGTTTSPREDFPDALHCAQLYIWSQDLCEKAYPGKVSDGMVCAGNNNGADTCQGDSGGPLVCRGALQGITSWGADPCGTADKPGVYTNVCRYTDWIKKTTNAD; translated from the exons ATGGCGCCTCCCAAACCAGCCGTCCCGGATCTCTCCACCCGCCGCTCCTGGGACACAG GGTTGCTTAATGTCCTCCTGACTTTCCTCCCACTGCCCAGCCTAGCAGGCCCTGCCATGGGACCCTCTTCAGGCTCCTGGAGCTCCTGCTTCTGTACCTGGAAGCGCTGGGCCTTCCTCCCACTGCTGCTGACAACCTGTGCAg GGTCCTGGGTGCAGGATTCCAGAGTGCTAGAGGGACAGCCCTGTGAACCCCACTCCCAGCCCTGGCAAATTGGCTTGTTCCAGGGTGTGCGGCTTATCTGTGGGGGGGTCCTGGTGGCCCCTCAGTGGGTACTCACAGCAGCCCACTGTCAGAAACC GAATTACTCAGTCCGTCTGGGAGAACATAGCCTGGAGAAACCAGAAGACTCTGAGGAAGAGATTGAAGTAGCTCAATCAATCCCTCATCCCTGTTACAACTCGTCCATTGGCAACAAGCACGACTTGATGCTGCTTAGACTTCGCCAACCAGCCGAGGTGAACAGCAAGGTGCAGCCCATCGGACTTGCCTCTGGATGCGCTCAGCCTAACCAGGAATGCATCGTGTCAGGTTGGGGTACCACCACCAGCCCCCGAG AGGATTTTCCAGATGCCCTGCACTGTGCACAACTGTACATCTGGTCCCAGGATCTCTGTGAAAAGGCATACCCAGGCAAAGTTTCAGATGGCATGGTGTGTGCAGGGAACAACAATGGTGCGGACACCTGTCAG gGTGACTCAGGGGGCCCTCTGGTGTGCAGGGGAGCTCTCCAGGGTATCACTTCTTGGGGCGCAGACCCTTGTGGGACAGCGGATAAACCAGGCGTCTACACCAATGTCTGCCGCTATACAGACTGGATTAAGAAGACTACCAATGCTGACTGA